GAATGGACACACCCAAGCCGTTCCCATCGTCGCGCTCACTGATAGTACTTGGAGTATTTCGACGGCGCGTGCCATGGCCATGCGCCAACTGTTGGAACAAGAAGGCTTGGGTGGAAAACGTGTGCAACGCGTCACGGGGTTTGCATCCCGAAAAACCATTGACCGTGACCCGATGTCCTATCGGAACAATCGGCTGGAACTCATCTTGCTACGATCAGACTACTAAACTGGAACGCAAAAACAAATTAGACCGCATTTTAATTGTTAGGGGGCCGTTAAGCATGCGCATGTAGATGTCGTTGTAGACCATTGGTCAGTGCAGCAGAAAGGCGCATTTACATGACGATATCATCTTCCCTAAGTGCCGGCGTAGCCGGGCTTAGCGCAAACGCAACCCGTTTGGCTACTATTTCAGATAACATCGCTAACTCTGGTACCTATGGGTACAAACGTGCGACTGCGGCTTTTCAATCCTTTGTTATTAATGGTGAGCCAGGCGCAGGCTCCTATTCCGCAGGGGGCGTTCGTGCTACCACAAGTCGTCTTATTGACGAGCGCGGTCCTCTCATTGCCACAAGCCATCCTCTAGATATTGCCGTTTCCGGACGCGGTATGTTGCCCGTAACTGCGGAGGTTTCTATATCTGCGACTGGTGACGACCCCATGATGATGACTACCACCGGGTCCTTTCGGACAGATGCAAATGGAGTTCTAAAGACAGAAACGGGCCTCGTTCTTTTGGGCTGGCCTGCAGATGCAGATGGTACAATTCCAACATTCGCTCGGGATACGACGTCCGGCCTCGAACCCGTCGTCATCAATGTAAACCAGTCCGCCGGCGACCCTACTACCGCTCTCAATCTTGGTGTGAACCTTCCCGCAACAGAAACTGAGGCCGGTTCATCCGGCGAAACCTTGCCGCTGTCCGTAGAGTATTTTGGAAACTTGGGAACTTCGGAAACACTAGGTGTAACTTTCACGCCAACGGTACCGGGGAGTGGGTCCTCAAACGAATGGACAATGCTAATTACGGACTCGGCACAGGCTGGTGGGACGGTCGGGGAGTATACTCTGACTTTCGATGACAGTCGCGCAAATGGGGGTACGTTGCAATCCGTCGTTGCCGTTTCAGGTGGGGCATATAATGCGACCGATGGGACGCTGGACCTCGTAGTCGCGGGTGGCAATTTGGAAATGACCATTGGAACGCTTGGGGATCCAAACGGCTTGACCCAGCTTTCAGACAGTTTTGCGCCGACATCCATTACGAAAGACGGCTCACCAGTGGGCAACCTGACATCAGTGGAGATTGACGCCAATGGCTATATCAACGCGACCTACGATACAGGTTTCACCCGGACGATTTATCAGGTTCCCTTGGTTGACGTGGCAAACCCTAATGCTTTGACGTCCCTTAACAATCAAGCATTTCAAGTATCGCCAAACTCAGGTTCATTTTTCCTTTGGGATGCTGGTGACGGCCCAACCGGCGAGGTTTCCGGATTTGCGCGTGAGGGCTCAACTACAGATGTCGCAGGCGAGCTCACGAACTTGATCCAAACCCAACGAGCCTATTCTTCAAATGCGAAAGTCATCCAAACCGTCGACGAAATGTTGCAAGAGACGACCAACATTAAGCGATAGTCGGGGGAAATGAGTGAGGAAAAGCAATGAGTTTAACATCTTCATTTTCGAACGCTCTGAGTGGGCTTTCGGCTTCATCGCGAGCCGCACAAGTCGTTTCCTCAAACATTGCCAACTCCCTCACCGAGGGATACGCAACCCGCAGACTCGAGCTCTCTTCCCAGTCATTGGCTGGGAATGGGGCTGGGGTGCAAATCGAAGGCATATTTCGAAATGTTGACTCCGGCCTCATTTCTGATCGTCGGGTGGCGCAAGCGGAATTGGGAAACGCTTCTGTATTAAGCGAGTTCCTTGGCGAACTAGAGCGGACAATTGGCATTCCTGAGGACGCGGGCTCCCTAAATCAGGAAATCAGTGCCCTTGAAACCGCACTCATAGAGGCCTCTAGTCGGCCGGATTCCACGCCGCGATTAAATGCCGTCTTGATTGCGGCAAATGATGTGACGCAAAAATTCAAAACCGTGTCTGATGACATACAGAACATGCGAATGTCCGCAGACCATGAAATTGGTGCGCAGGTGGCGTTTCTCAATGATAGTTTACAAAAGATTGAAGAGCTAAACGACCACATTCTTGCGCAAACATCTTCTGGTCATGATGCCACCGGTTTGATGGATCAACGGCAGGCCATGATTGACCAGATTGCCGAAATTGTTCCATTAAAAGAGGTGGCACGCGACAGGAACACAGTTGCCCTTTTCACCACCGGAGGCGCAGTGCTCCTTGACGGCCGTGCTGGTGAGTTTCAGTTCGCTGGCGTCAGCACAATCGTTCCTCAAATGACGCTCGAATCAGGGGCGCTCTCGGGGATTTCGCTCAACGGGTACCCGATTGATACAACCGCCGAACGAAACAGCATCAATGGTGGTTCCCTCGCTTCGTTGTTCGAAGTCCGGGATGAAATCGCCGTTCTGGCACAATCAGATCTCGATGCCATTGCACGCAATCTTGTCGAGCGATTTTCCGACCCTGCTGTAGACAACACGACTGCAGGGGGTCTCTTCACCGATTCTGGGGCAGCCTTTAACCCCTTGAATGAGTCTGCACTTTCCACTCGTTTGGCGCTAGCAGCATCTGTTGACCCAGCCCAAGGGGGCGAAGTGTGGCGCTTAAGAGATGGTCTTGGTGCAGTAACTGCAGGTGAGGTTGGTGATGCGTCAAAGCTTCAAGCCATGATTGATGCCCTGCGCTCCCCAATTGCACCAGCTTCGGGCAGTTTTGCGTCGTCAGCACGCTCATTGAATGACCTATCGGCCGATTTTCTTTCGTCCATTGGGGTGCAAAGACAGTCGCGTGAAAGTGACGTTAGTTTTGCAGCCACAAAAACAACCGCGCTGCAATCGCAGGAGAAGGCATATGGAGTCGACTCCGATCAGGAAATGCAAAAACTTCTTCTTGTTGAGCGTAGTTATGCCGCGAATGCCAAGGTTATTCAGTCGATTGACCAAATGCTCGACTTATTGATGGGGCTTTAAAATATGATGTTTTCCTCATTTGGTGATCAAGCGCGCACTTTCATGCTTAGCCGTCAGAACGCACAGCTCAAGACAGAAATGGATAGGCTCTCCCTTGAGCTTTCTAGCGGAAGAGTCGCCGATACCTCCAAGGCTGTTCGCGGGGATTTCACTGGTTTAAGTGAAATTGAAGAAGCGGCGGCTTCCCTGGGCGCGTATAAAACCGCGAATTCGGAAGCGGCATTATTCGTGGAGAATGCGCAGTCAGTTCTTGGCTTCATTCAAGGGTTAACTGGTGAGGCGGCGCCAGCGCTCCTTATGGCCTCAAATACCAACAACAATGAACTCGTTGACGCCACCACCTCCGATATCAAACAGAAATTCGAGTCTGTAGTTTCCGCTCTAAATACTCAAACAACAGGCCGAGCACTATTTTCCGGAAGGGCGACTGACACAGCCGCTCTTGCTTCCGTGGACGATATGCTCGCGGATTTAACACCACTTCTTGCAACCGAAACAACGGCGGCCGGGGCGCTTGCAGTTATTGATTCTTGGTTTGACGACGCGGGTGGGGGGTTCGAGACAATTGGGTATACGGGCTCACAGACCACACTCTCGCCATTTAAGATTGGTCCGGGGCGAGAAGCACATTTTGAAATTACAGCAGCCGATCCCGGAATTCGAGGTGTATTGAAAGGTCTTGCCATCGCGGCTCTCATTTCCGAGGGGACTATGAGTGCCTTCGCCTCCGAAAGGCAAATCCTCCTTCAAAGTGCTGGCGAGGCCCTTTTGTCAAATGAGAACGAAATATCAGGCTTAAGAGCAGCAACGGGCACTGCCGAAGCCCATATCGACGAAATGCGCGTTCAGAACGAAACAGAAATACACGCGTTGGATTTGGCGCGCACGAGAGTACTGGGAGCCGACCCCTACACTGCAGCGACGGAACTTGAAGCGGTGCAAATTCAACTCGAGACGCTTTACACAGTAACTGCGCGACTATCGCGCCTAAATCTAGTGGACTTTTTAAGATGATCAGAAGAATTCTGGCACTTTTTACTATCCTACTGGTGAGTTCAACCGGCCTCACCCATGCATCACCCGTCAGGATTAAAGATCTGGTTGAGTTTGATGGCGTCCGAAGTAACGACCTTGTTGGTTATGGATTAGTTGTTGGCCTAGATGGTACCGGCGACGGACTAAGAAACGCTCCCTTTACAGAAGAAATTATGTCAAACATCCTCGAGAGGCTTGGGGTAAATGTAACCGGTGAACAATTCCGACCTAAGAATGTTGCCGGTGTATTTGTAACAGCTACCCTCCCGCCGTTTGCAAGAGCGGGCAGTATGATTGACGTAACTGTTTCCACAATGGGCGACGCAAAGAGCCTCGCTGGTGGCACGCTTGTTATGACACCGTTGAACGCCGCAGACGGTGAAATCTACGTGGTCAGTCAAGGCTCGATTATTGCTGGAGGGGCTTTCGCAGAAGGAGAGTCAGCGAGCATAACGCGGGGCGTACCTACTTCAGGTACAATTCCAGCTGGAGGAAGGGTTGAACGCGAAATTGATTTTAACTTTGCTGCCATCAAACAAATGCGGCTTGCACTTCGCACGCCGGACTTTACAACAGCCGAGCGGATCGAGAGGGCGATTAATAGGGAATTCGGTCGCAGGGTCGCGTTAATGCTGGATGCAGGAACCGTGCAAATTGATATTCCTGCCACTAAAATGGCCTCCGCAGCTCATGCAATTGGGCGCATAGAAAACGTTGATGTGGAGCCACAAAGAAAAGCCCGCGTTGTGGTCGACCAGCGATCTGGCACGATCGTTATGGGCGAGGATGTTAGAATTAGCAGAGTTGCCGTGTCACAGGGAAACCTAACCATTCGCATTCAGGAAGAACCTCTCGTTGCGCAACCAAACCCGTTTTCAGATGGGCGGGAAGTCGTTGTTCCCCGTACAAATATTGATGTACGACAGGATCCAATAACAGGATTAGCCGAAGTGTCGGGCGGAACCTCTCTCTCGGAAGTCGTTCAAGGGTTGAACGCCTTAGGAGTTTCTTCGCGGGATCTTATAGATATTCTAAAAACAATTAAGGCTGCCGGTGCCCTGCATGCGGAGTTCATTGTGAATTAGATCAATCACGGGACAGCAAACACCTGAATGCCCTACTCCGGCGAACCTGCGGCTTTCCATCGGCGATGAATCCACAACCATTGGTCCATGTTTTCCCGAACCCTTTTCTCAAGACTATCATTTAGAGCCTGTGTCATCTCTTCGGCACTTCCAATCGGGACAGGTTCTTCAAGTTCAATTCGAAAATTCAACCCGTCTTCTTGGCGGATCGCGTAACAGGGTATTAAAACAGCGTTGTATTTTAGGGCCAACTGCGCAGCAGAAAGCGCGGTTTGCGCAGGTTGCCCGAAAAAAGTGAGCGGTGCACCTTGTCCCATATGCTGGTCAATCAAGATCGCCAGAGTTCCCCCAGAGCGCAAAAACTTAACCATCTGCGCCATTCCGCGACGCCCACGCTGAAAGAGAGGCTGCCCGATTTTAGAAATGGTCGACACATAGTAATCATTAAAGAACGCGTTTTTCATGGGACGATAGAGACCCCCAACATCAAAGCCCTGGTCAATCATTTTCGCGCGAACGACATCATAATTTCCAAAATGCCCCGAAACAAGAATCGCGGATTGCTTTGATACGCGCGCCTTTTCAAGAGCTTCAAGTCCTGGTCCATTGAGTGTTGTTTTCCGCGCAATTTCCAAAAACTCGCCCGGAGAAAACAACTCGATCATCGTGCGCCCAAAATTTTCTGGCACAGCACGAGTTAAACGCTCTTTTTCGACGGGATCAATATTAGGGAGCACAAGATCAAGATTTACGCGGATTCGGCGCCGGTATCCAGCGACAGGGGCGACAATATGTTTAAAAAACCAGCCACCAATTCGAATTCTCAATGGATAGGGCACGAGGTGCAACACCGCCAAAATGATCCGAATAAACCAAAACAACAGACGATCCCGAAACGGGCCATCTGGCTTTGGAGCAGCCGTGGTTTCGTGTAGGTTCTCTTGCGACATGGGGCGATCACTTCTTTTTCTTTCAACGCTATATACCTGAAACATCCGCTGTTCC
This Falsihalocynthiibacter arcticus DNA region includes the following protein-coding sequences:
- a CDS encoding lysophospholipid acyltransferase family protein, whose translation is MSQENLHETTAAPKPDGPFRDRLLFWFIRIILAVLHLVPYPLRIRIGGWFFKHIVAPVAGYRRRIRVNLDLVLPNIDPVEKERLTRAVPENFGRTMIELFSPGEFLEIARKTTLNGPGLEALEKARVSKQSAILVSGHFGNYDVVRAKMIDQGFDVGGLYRPMKNAFFNDYYVSTISKIGQPLFQRGRRGMAQMVKFLRSGGTLAILIDQHMGQGAPLTFFGQPAQTALSAAQLALKYNAVLIPCYAIRQEDGLNFRIELEEPVPIGSAEEMTQALNDSLEKRVRENMDQWLWIHRRWKAAGSPE
- a CDS encoding flagellin, with product MMFSSFGDQARTFMLSRQNAQLKTEMDRLSLELSSGRVADTSKAVRGDFTGLSEIEEAAASLGAYKTANSEAALFVENAQSVLGFIQGLTGEAAPALLMASNTNNNELVDATTSDIKQKFESVVSALNTQTTGRALFSGRATDTAALASVDDMLADLTPLLATETTAAGALAVIDSWFDDAGGGFETIGYTGSQTTLSPFKIGPGREAHFEITAADPGIRGVLKGLAIAALISEGTMSAFASERQILLQSAGEALLSNENEISGLRAATGTAEAHIDEMRVQNETEIHALDLARTRVLGADPYTAATELEAVQIQLETLYTVTARLSRLNLVDFLR
- a CDS encoding flagellar basal body P-ring protein FlgI, with the protein product MIRRILALFTILLVSSTGLTHASPVRIKDLVEFDGVRSNDLVGYGLVVGLDGTGDGLRNAPFTEEIMSNILERLGVNVTGEQFRPKNVAGVFVTATLPPFARAGSMIDVTVSTMGDAKSLAGGTLVMTPLNAADGEIYVVSQGSIIAGGAFAEGESASITRGVPTSGTIPAGGRVEREIDFNFAAIKQMRLALRTPDFTTAERIERAINREFGRRVALMLDAGTVQIDIPATKMASAAHAIGRIENVDVEPQRKARVVVDQRSGTIVMGEDVRISRVAVSQGNLTIRIQEEPLVAQPNPFSDGREVVVPRTNIDVRQDPITGLAEVSGGTSLSEVVQGLNALGVSSRDLIDILKTIKAAGALHAEFIVN
- the flgK gene encoding flagellar hook-associated protein FlgK, whose product is MSLTSSFSNALSGLSASSRAAQVVSSNIANSLTEGYATRRLELSSQSLAGNGAGVQIEGIFRNVDSGLISDRRVAQAELGNASVLSEFLGELERTIGIPEDAGSLNQEISALETALIEASSRPDSTPRLNAVLIAANDVTQKFKTVSDDIQNMRMSADHEIGAQVAFLNDSLQKIEELNDHILAQTSSGHDATGLMDQRQAMIDQIAEIVPLKEVARDRNTVALFTTGGAVLLDGRAGEFQFAGVSTIVPQMTLESGALSGISLNGYPIDTTAERNSINGGSLASLFEVRDEIAVLAQSDLDAIARNLVERFSDPAVDNTTAGGLFTDSGAAFNPLNESALSTRLALAASVDPAQGGEVWRLRDGLGAVTAGEVGDASKLQAMIDALRSPIAPASGSFASSARSLNDLSADFLSSIGVQRQSRESDVSFAATKTTALQSQEKAYGVDSDQEMQKLLLVERSYAANAKVIQSIDQMLDLLMGL
- a CDS encoding flagellar hook protein FlgE; its protein translation is MTISSSLSAGVAGLSANATRLATISDNIANSGTYGYKRATAAFQSFVINGEPGAGSYSAGGVRATTSRLIDERGPLIATSHPLDIAVSGRGMLPVTAEVSISATGDDPMMMTTTGSFRTDANGVLKTETGLVLLGWPADADGTIPTFARDTTSGLEPVVINVNQSAGDPTTALNLGVNLPATETEAGSSGETLPLSVEYFGNLGTSETLGVTFTPTVPGSGSSNEWTMLITDSAQAGGTVGEYTLTFDDSRANGGTLQSVVAVSGGAYNATDGTLDLVVAGGNLEMTIGTLGDPNGLTQLSDSFAPTSITKDGSPVGNLTSVEIDANGYINATYDTGFTRTIYQVPLVDVANPNALTSLNNQAFQVSPNSGSFFLWDAGDGPTGEVSGFAREGSTTDVAGELTNLIQTQRAYSSNAKVIQTVDEMLQETTNIKR